One part of the Prochlorococcus marinus str. MIT 9313 genome encodes these proteins:
- the msrA gene encoding peptide-methionine (S)-S-oxide reductase MsrA translates to MKTTFRPLRRWWIAIFLCVALLGLPLQVLASVEEAVFAGGCFWCLEHDLEGLTGVISSESGYTGGDLPRPTYRQVSSKTTGHQEAVRVRFDAAQISYAELLRSYWRNVDPLDGDGQFCDQGDSYRPVIFTRDDQQASEARESADAAALELAQPMSNLRVEIKPLSEFWLAEDYHQNYAELNSIKYNFYRYSCGRDRRLDQLWGDRARTGVPWQRPDQANLRKK, encoded by the coding sequence ATGAAGACAACGTTTCGACCTTTGAGGAGATGGTGGATTGCCATCTTTCTCTGTGTTGCCTTACTTGGCTTGCCGCTTCAAGTTTTGGCGTCAGTTGAGGAAGCCGTTTTTGCCGGGGGCTGCTTCTGGTGTCTTGAGCATGATCTGGAGGGATTAACCGGTGTGATTTCTTCTGAGAGTGGTTACACAGGCGGTGATTTGCCTCGCCCCACCTACCGCCAGGTGAGCTCTAAAACCACAGGTCATCAAGAGGCTGTACGGGTGCGATTTGATGCCGCTCAAATCAGCTATGCAGAGCTACTACGGAGCTATTGGCGCAATGTTGACCCTCTTGATGGTGATGGCCAATTTTGTGATCAAGGTGACTCCTATCGACCTGTGATCTTCACTCGAGATGATCAGCAGGCCAGCGAGGCTCGTGAGAGTGCTGATGCTGCGGCTTTGGAGCTGGCCCAGCCCATGAGCAATCTGAGAGTTGAGATCAAACCTTTGAGCGAATTCTGGCTGGCTGAGGATTACCACCAGAATTACGCAGAGCTCAATAGCATCAAATACAACTTCTATCGATATAGCTGTGGCCGCGACCGTCGACTAGATCAGCTATGGGGTGACAGAGCACGGACCGGAGTGCCATGGCAGCGCCCAGATCAAGCAAATCTAAGGAAAAAATAA
- the fabZ gene encoding 3-hydroxyacyl-ACP dehydratase FabZ yields MTDPSPNPVVLTSEQIMGLLPHRYPFALVDRVVLHEPGQRAVAIKNVTLNEPQFQGHFPGRPLMPGVLIVEAMAQVGGLIVAQMPDLPKGLFVFAGIDAVRFRRPVVPGDQLTISCELLSLKRQRFGKVRGEARVEGQLVCSGELMFSLVD; encoded by the coding sequence TTGACCGATCCCTCTCCTAATCCTGTTGTGTTGACAAGTGAGCAGATCATGGGGCTGCTGCCTCATCGTTATCCGTTTGCTCTGGTTGATCGTGTTGTGCTCCATGAACCTGGCCAGCGGGCTGTTGCGATCAAAAATGTGACCCTCAATGAACCTCAGTTTCAGGGTCATTTCCCTGGTCGTCCTTTGATGCCTGGGGTCTTGATTGTTGAGGCGATGGCCCAGGTGGGTGGTTTGATCGTGGCCCAGATGCCAGATCTGCCCAAGGGGTTATTCGTGTTTGCAGGTATCGATGCAGTTCGTTTCCGCCGTCCGGTGGTGCCAGGAGATCAGCTCACGATTAGCTGTGAACTGCTTAGCTTGAAGCGGCAGCGCTTTGGCAAGGTCAGGGGTGAAGCCAGGGTGGAGGGCCAGCTGGTTTGCTCTGGTGAGTTGATGTTTTCCTTGGTGGACTGA
- a CDS encoding leucyl aminopeptidase, protein MEICLFPATLQSWTGDVLMVGMFEGKMEERLNELETLCKGSLMQSLEKQMFKGKSGEIATVQLLQNKPNLLVLVGLGEPQEMRLDDLRKAAALGAKASLGCSGTLGMMLPWEPLDAASAARAVAEAVRLSLYKDLRFRSAPEPRSTPTKLELIGLPDSAGKDLQAVHPTCAGVELARQLVAAPANSLTPAALAQTAIQLAHEHGLECSVLERSDCAEREMGAYLAVSQGSDLEPKFIHLTYRPQGPVQRRLALVGKGLTFDSGGYNLKVGAAQIDLMKFDMGGSAAVLGAARAIAELRPKGVEVHVIVAACENMVNGSAVHPGDLVRASNGTTIEINNTDAEGRLTLADALVYTCGLEPDAIVDLATLTGACVIALGEEIAGLWTGHDPLAEGLTAAAEAAGEGLWRMPLPSSYREGLKSNLADLKNTGPRPGGSITAALFLKEFVEASIPWAHIDIAGTVWSEKGRGLNPSGATGYGVRTLVNWICSQS, encoded by the coding sequence ATGGAGATTTGCCTTTTTCCAGCAACCTTGCAGAGCTGGACTGGCGATGTGCTCATGGTGGGCATGTTTGAGGGAAAGATGGAGGAACGTTTAAACGAGCTGGAAACACTCTGCAAAGGCTCTCTGATGCAGAGCCTTGAGAAGCAGATGTTCAAAGGCAAATCCGGAGAAATCGCCACCGTTCAACTGCTCCAAAACAAGCCAAACCTGCTGGTGCTCGTAGGGCTCGGAGAACCCCAGGAGATGAGGCTTGACGACCTTCGCAAGGCGGCTGCCCTAGGAGCGAAAGCAAGCCTCGGATGTAGTGGAACCCTGGGGATGATGCTCCCCTGGGAGCCCTTAGATGCGGCATCTGCAGCAAGGGCCGTCGCAGAAGCCGTTCGCCTTTCCCTATATAAAGACCTCCGCTTTCGCAGTGCTCCTGAGCCCCGCTCTACGCCAACAAAACTGGAGCTCATTGGTCTGCCCGACTCAGCCGGCAAAGATCTTCAAGCCGTTCACCCCACCTGTGCCGGAGTGGAGCTAGCAAGGCAGCTGGTTGCGGCTCCTGCCAACAGTCTTACCCCTGCGGCCCTCGCCCAAACAGCGATTCAACTTGCCCACGAACACGGCCTCGAGTGCAGTGTGCTGGAGCGGTCTGACTGCGCCGAACGGGAAATGGGTGCCTACCTAGCAGTCTCTCAAGGTTCTGATCTGGAGCCAAAATTCATTCACCTCACCTATCGCCCTCAAGGACCAGTTCAACGACGACTTGCCCTTGTCGGCAAGGGACTCACCTTCGATTCCGGTGGATACAACCTCAAGGTTGGAGCTGCCCAGATCGATCTGATGAAATTCGACATGGGCGGCAGCGCAGCTGTACTTGGGGCCGCCCGAGCGATTGCAGAACTGCGACCCAAGGGAGTGGAAGTGCATGTGATCGTGGCAGCCTGCGAAAACATGGTGAATGGATCAGCTGTCCATCCAGGAGACCTCGTGCGGGCCTCAAACGGCACCACCATCGAGATCAATAACACCGATGCCGAAGGCCGTCTGACCCTTGCCGATGCACTGGTATACACCTGCGGACTCGAACCAGACGCAATCGTGGATTTAGCAACCCTTACAGGGGCTTGCGTTATCGCACTTGGCGAAGAGATCGCTGGCCTTTGGACAGGTCATGATCCCCTGGCTGAGGGCCTAACCGCTGCAGCCGAAGCGGCCGGCGAAGGCCTGTGGCGCATGCCATTGCCAAGCTCCTATCGAGAGGGTCTCAAATCCAACCTCGCTGACCTCAAGAACACAGGACCCCGTCCAGGCGGATCCATTACCGCGGCCCTTTTCCTCAAAGAGTTTGTTGAGGCCTCCATCCCATGGGCCCACATCGACATCGCCGGAACGGTCTGGTCTGAAAAGGGCCGTGGCCTCAATCCATCTGGTGCCACCGGCTACGGGGTTCGCACTTTGGTGAATTGGATTTGTAGTCAGTCTTGA
- a CDS encoding response regulator transcription factor produces MDITPRISSLQKTSQQIHPLLRRSRTVVATADRVLITSWVGWFDCLGPLVGAATGEDETLSCLKSSNADLLICTDLLESGNGPSLVRKAKQLKPDLKALMLIQRPLLRTLLDAIEAHCDGLCAHELVGSGTLLAALSAIESDGTYLDSVVAGVLRHGRLGNGKSSRQIDNLSLREGDVLRGICKGMSNQNIADELYLSIDTVKSHVHNLLQKLPARDRTHAVVVAFRDGLVELPQRLPRWQ; encoded by the coding sequence GTGGACATCACTCCCCGGATCTCTTCTCTGCAGAAAACAAGTCAACAAATCCATCCCCTGCTCCGTCGCAGTCGCACTGTTGTCGCCACAGCCGATCGCGTCTTAATCACAAGTTGGGTGGGCTGGTTTGATTGTCTGGGTCCCCTAGTGGGCGCTGCAACCGGTGAGGACGAGACCCTCAGTTGCCTGAAAAGCTCGAATGCAGATCTCCTGATCTGCACCGATCTACTGGAGAGCGGGAATGGCCCAAGCCTGGTCCGTAAAGCAAAACAGCTCAAGCCTGATCTCAAGGCCCTGATGCTGATTCAACGACCTTTATTACGCACCCTGCTGGATGCAATAGAAGCCCATTGCGATGGCCTCTGCGCCCATGAGCTCGTCGGCAGTGGCACCCTGCTGGCAGCTCTAAGCGCAATCGAAAGCGATGGAACCTACTTAGACAGTGTGGTTGCAGGAGTTTTACGTCACGGTCGTCTCGGAAATGGCAAGAGCAGCCGCCAAATCGACAACCTCAGCTTGCGCGAGGGAGATGTACTTCGAGGAATCTGTAAAGGGATGAGCAATCAGAACATTGCCGATGAGCTCTATCTCTCGATCGATACGGTCAAGAGCCATGTGCACAACCTGCTGCAAAAATTGCCAGCACGAGATCGCACCCATGCCGTAGTGGTGGCTTTTCGTGATGGGCTGGTGGAGTTACCTCAAAGACTGCCACGTTGGCAATAA
- the lpxA gene encoding acyl-ACP--UDP-N-acetylglucosamine O-acyltransferase codes for MSEVSKLSAITAEKKAQVHPAAVVDPRAELASGVIVGPGAVIGPDVKIGPDTWIGPHVVLDGRLTLGANNRVFPGACLGLEPQDLKYRGAPTEVVIGDANTIREYVTINRATEEGEQTKIGNHNLLMAYCHLGHNCVLGNGIVMSNGIQMAGHVLVEDRAVIGGCLGIHQFVHIGSLAMVGGMTRVDRDVPPYCLAEGHPGRLRGLNRVGLRRSGLKTQEGGELVQLQEIWNLLFRSDHVFVEGLRLARQEQLMPAGAHLCAFLEASIEKGRRGPMPAMSLSR; via the coding sequence ATGAGCGAGGTGAGCAAACTCTCAGCGATCACTGCAGAAAAAAAGGCTCAGGTTCACCCTGCGGCTGTGGTGGATCCTCGTGCTGAGCTCGCTTCCGGTGTCATTGTTGGGCCGGGAGCAGTGATTGGACCTGATGTCAAGATTGGTCCTGATACTTGGATTGGCCCCCATGTGGTGCTCGATGGCCGTTTGACCCTTGGCGCCAATAACCGGGTTTTCCCCGGAGCCTGCCTTGGTCTTGAGCCACAGGACCTCAAGTATCGCGGCGCACCTACAGAGGTGGTGATTGGCGATGCCAACACAATTAGGGAATACGTCACCATCAACCGTGCCACGGAGGAAGGTGAACAGACCAAGATCGGTAATCACAACTTGTTGATGGCCTATTGCCACCTTGGTCACAACTGTGTGCTGGGCAATGGGATTGTGATGTCGAATGGAATTCAAATGGCTGGTCATGTCTTGGTCGAAGACCGGGCCGTGATCGGTGGCTGCTTAGGAATTCACCAATTCGTTCACATTGGCAGTCTTGCCATGGTGGGAGGCATGACAAGGGTTGATCGCGATGTCCCCCCGTACTGCCTCGCCGAAGGGCATCCAGGTCGATTGAGGGGTCTCAATCGCGTTGGCCTGCGGCGCAGTGGTCTGAAGACTCAAGAGGGAGGAGAACTTGTCCAGTTGCAAGAGATTTGGAATTTGCTGTTTCGATCTGACCATGTCTTTGTTGAGGGGTTGCGGCTTGCTCGACAAGAGCAGTTGATGCCAGCGGGTGCACACCTCTGTGCCTTTCTGGAGGCCTCGATTGAGAAGGGACGTCGTGGTCCTATGCCTGCGATGTCTTTGAGTCGCTGA
- the lpxB gene encoding lipid-A-disaccharide synthase → MVRLLISTGEVSGDLQGSLLIQALQREVERRSLPLELMALGGPRMQASGAELLADTAPMGAIGLWEALPLVLPTLRLQSRVDHVLKQRPPDAVVLIDYMGANVRLGHKLRRWFPRVPIIYYIAPQEWAWRFGDGGTTQLLSFTDRILAIFPVEAEFYSQRGAKVTWVGHPLLDTVSVLPDRQQARERLGLKPGQRLLLLLPASRQQELRYLMPTLAKAAALLQQRDQSLEVIVPAGLASFEKSLQEALEAAAVRGRVLSAQQADELKPMLYAAADLALGKSGTVNMEMALRGVPQVVGYKVSRITAFVARHFLRFRVEHISPVNLLLKERLVPELLQDELTAEALVQAAIPLLEDPAQRNEMLEGYRRLRQTLGVPGVTDRAAKEILDLTKT, encoded by the coding sequence ATGGTGCGCCTGCTGATCAGCACTGGCGAGGTCTCTGGTGATTTGCAGGGAAGTCTCTTGATTCAAGCTCTCCAAAGGGAGGTTGAACGGCGTTCCTTACCGCTTGAGTTGATGGCCCTTGGAGGTCCCCGCATGCAGGCTTCTGGTGCAGAACTGCTTGCTGATACGGCTCCGATGGGTGCGATTGGACTTTGGGAGGCCCTGCCTCTGGTGCTCCCCACTTTGCGACTTCAGTCTCGGGTGGATCACGTGCTCAAGCAGCGACCACCCGATGCCGTGGTGCTGATCGATTACATGGGGGCCAACGTGCGTTTGGGGCACAAGTTGCGGCGCTGGTTTCCCAGGGTGCCGATTATTTATTACATCGCTCCTCAGGAATGGGCTTGGCGTTTTGGCGATGGCGGCACCACTCAGTTGCTGAGTTTCACCGACAGAATTTTGGCGATCTTTCCCGTTGAAGCTGAGTTCTATTCCCAGCGGGGGGCCAAGGTGACTTGGGTCGGTCATCCATTACTCGATACGGTGAGTGTGCTGCCTGATCGTCAGCAGGCGCGTGAGCGGCTTGGCTTGAAGCCTGGCCAAAGATTGTTGTTGCTTTTACCTGCTTCCCGGCAACAGGAACTTCGTTACTTGATGCCCACTCTCGCCAAGGCAGCAGCGTTGCTTCAGCAGCGTGACCAATCCCTTGAGGTGATTGTTCCTGCAGGATTAGCAAGTTTTGAGAAGTCTTTGCAGGAGGCTCTTGAGGCAGCGGCAGTTCGAGGGCGAGTCCTTTCTGCTCAGCAGGCCGATGAACTCAAACCAATGCTTTATGCGGCGGCTGATCTTGCCCTCGGCAAATCAGGCACCGTCAATATGGAGATGGCCTTGCGTGGCGTTCCCCAGGTGGTGGGCTACAAGGTGAGTCGGATCACAGCATTTGTGGCTCGACACTTTTTGCGCTTTCGAGTGGAACATATCTCGCCGGTGAATCTGTTGCTGAAGGAACGGCTTGTGCCGGAATTACTACAGGATGAGTTGACTGCAGAAGCACTTGTGCAGGCAGCTATCCCTTTATTGGAGGATCCTGCCCAGCGTAATGAGATGCTCGAGGGCTATCGGCGATTGCGGCAGACGCTTGGCGTTCCAGGTGTTACCGATAGGGCAGCAAAGGAAATCCTTGATTTAACCAAGACATGA